The genomic interval GCCACGATGAACTCGGGCGATTCGCTGGCCAGGGGCGCCAGCCACTGCACCAGGATGAACTCCTCGATGCCCCAATGACGGCCCAGGTCCAAGAGCCCCTCGGCGAAGGGATGGGAGGCCAGGTAGATGACGGCCGCCGCGACGGCGAAGAAGGAGATCACGAAGAGCCGCCGGGGGAAAGGCTTCCAATTATGGATCACCGCCACCGGCCCCTCGGCAGCGGGCTCGGCGGCCCCGCTCCGGAGGAGGCGGGAGAAGTAGAAGGCGAAGAGCGCCAGGAAGAACCCCGTGTCCCAGAGGGAGAGGGTCTTCTTGAAGGGGATGACGAAGGAATAAAGCGTGGCCAAGAGCAGGACCACCGTCTCCAGGCGGAGTCTTTTGTCCAGCACCACTTCCCTTTTACGGGTCTTCCATCCATAGGCCAGCACCACCAGGGCCCAGCCCACCCCGATGAGCAGGCGATTGCCGCCGGTCATGTTGGCCGTGGCATAGGGAACATAGGTGGGGTCCTGCCCGCCGCGCCAGGCGAAATAGATGTCCACGGCGTATTCGGGCGCCACCGCCACCAGGGCGAGCAGGCCCAGGGCGAGCGCGGGCGGGATATCGACCTCGGCCACTTCGGCGGCCCAGGAAAGCAGGTAGGCGGAGGCGAAGATGGCGATGCCGGGGAGCAAGGGGACCCAGGGAATGCCCAGGGAAGGCTGAAGCGCGTGGAGAACGGGCCACTGGAGGGCGAGAAGGGGCGCGAGGATCAACGCCATCCGGTCGACCAAGGGGAGCTGACGATGTCTCTTTTTCACAAGGCCTCCACGGGAATATCCACCCGGTCATCTTAAGGGGAATGTCTTTGCTGAGGAACAAGGTTCGGCGTGGTGGGGAGAGGAAAAGGACACTGATGAAAATGGCGGAGAGAAAGGGATTCGAACCCTTGAGACCCTTTTGGAGCCTATCCCCTTTTCGGGGACGCCTTCTCCCACTCGGCGATCATTTGTTTCTTAACCTTTTGCGTTTGGCGCTTCAGCCATTTCTCTTTTATAACCGCCTCGGATCTATCTTTTACAGGAATGGTAAGAACCAGTCCGACCGGCAATCGATACTTAGTGAACTTTGCACCGCGGCCGGTGGAGTGCCGTTCCAAACGTCCTTCTATATCGTCCGTGATCCCGGTATAAAAAGAATCATCGGAACACTTCAAAAGATAAACGACCCAAGGCAATTTTGTTTCTCCAAACAATGGCGGAGAGAAGGGGATTCGAACCCTTGAGACCCTTTTGGAGCCTATCCCCTTTTTGGGGACGCCTTCTCCCACTCGGCGATCATTTGTTTCTCAGCCTTTTGCGTTTGGCGCTTCGGCCACTTTCCCTTTATAGCCGCTTAAAAGATAAGCACCCAAGGCAAACTTGTTT from bacterium carries:
- a CDS encoding sodium:calcium antiporter; this translates as MKKRHRQLPLVDRMALILAPLLALQWPVLHALQPSLGIPWVPLLPGIAIFASAYLLSWAAEVAEVDIPPALALGLLALVAVAPEYAVDIYFAWRGGQDPTYVPYATANMTGGNRLLIGVGWALVVLAYGWKTRKREVVLDKRLRLETVVLLLATLYSFVIPFKKTLSLWDTGFFLALFAFYFSRLLRSGAAEPAAEGPVAVIHNWKPFPRRLFVISFFAVAAAVIYLASHPFAEGLLDLGRHWGIEEFILVQWLAPLASESPEFIVAVLFALKSRPTAGFNTILSSTVSQWTLLVGMLPLVFVLSAEKVLPMPLDPRQAQEVFLTSAQSLFGVVILSNLRFARKEAVALFALFLAQTFYPLVEPWVGIPSMTVRDIFAWLYLGLAAGILVASGRVRKDLGGLLGALGKRA